Proteins co-encoded in one Pyxidicoccus xibeiensis genomic window:
- a CDS encoding TonB-dependent receptor domain-containing protein, with amino-acid sequence MLPSRPGLLVLSLLLLSSPVLADNNADEADIAFELGNDAYAKGQYAEALRSYFTSYRLVPNRNVLFNIARCFEALNKFNEAYRYYNDLLTEDLPSEDAAEVSRSVERLRPKVALVKVTTNPKGADVYVDRMDLGSRGRSPQTLALSPGRHKIMVKKDGYRPAEAIVSLVRGREAEQTFDLALITGGVELSGTPDGAEVRDSLNGPVIGTVPGRVRLSPGQRVLYVRAPGYAPSQYVVDVPADGNVPLAVSLRVQDRPTGRLVVTANRDGAAVRVDGKPTGFTPTVITLPEGEHSLEVESREVRPLRQKVTVVADQEVKVHAELRYAPPPVRAASKSLVSVDDAPASTTVLTQEELRAFGWRTLAEALSGVRGIFLTDDRTYTYLGVRGFSPPGDLNTRVLILWDGHSMNDVWAGQGYAARDLAVDLQEVERIEVVRGPGSALYGTGAFFAVINVVPRESLGPDHRLEVTGAVGGLGTTHGHATAAWEDGDRSVLVSAAAISASGADTTRLGEQGPIITGLDAERAATGSVKARLGGFSMLAQFNVRTKELPTAPYGTVPGTEGNVVEDLRAFAEARYEKTFSERFSLSLRGAFDLSRYEGTYVYPEEDGGPNTEEGSADWVTAEARAQMGLFEGNRLTLGIEGQGQLRVRQTAGGEPLETKDRTLVSVYLLDEWKLHPRLSVSAGLRLDKYLDLDTTPLTPRLALIARPYDAGLTKLVAGGAFRAPNVYELYYADGISQGAAGDLEPERITTFELEHSHDLTDELRLTVAGYHNRISSLVQLQTDASPSPECNGAPCLRFVNADGTTLAWGAEAGVHWQPGRWLLVDLSYSYVKLSNASEEVAQAAPAHLVSGRLLLPVGAGDMRVATQATYQSARATGVGGADNGEALLVGFGLSGDYGPLRYFAGVHNLLDTRYTLPVSDENSIAPVPQYGRTFTLQLTGTF; translated from the coding sequence ATGCTTCCCTCCCGCCCTGGCCTGCTCGTCCTGTCGCTGCTGTTGCTGTCCAGCCCCGTGCTCGCGGATAACAACGCGGACGAGGCGGACATCGCCTTCGAGCTGGGCAACGACGCCTACGCCAAGGGGCAGTACGCCGAGGCGCTGCGCTCCTACTTCACCAGCTACCGCCTGGTGCCCAACCGCAACGTCCTCTTCAACATCGCCCGCTGCTTCGAGGCGCTGAACAAGTTCAACGAGGCGTACCGCTACTACAACGACCTGCTCACCGAGGACCTGCCCTCCGAGGACGCCGCCGAGGTGTCCCGCTCGGTGGAGCGCCTGCGCCCCAAGGTGGCCCTCGTCAAGGTCACCACCAACCCCAAGGGCGCCGACGTCTACGTGGACCGCATGGACCTGGGCAGCCGCGGCCGCTCGCCGCAGACGCTCGCGCTGTCCCCCGGCCGCCACAAAATCATGGTGAAGAAGGACGGCTACCGCCCCGCCGAAGCCATCGTCTCGCTCGTGCGCGGCCGCGAGGCGGAGCAGACCTTCGACCTGGCCCTCATCACCGGTGGCGTGGAGCTGTCCGGCACCCCCGACGGCGCCGAGGTGCGCGACTCGCTCAACGGCCCCGTCATCGGCACCGTGCCCGGACGCGTGCGCCTGTCCCCCGGCCAGCGAGTGCTGTACGTGCGCGCCCCCGGCTACGCCCCCAGCCAGTACGTGGTGGACGTGCCCGCCGACGGCAACGTGCCCCTCGCCGTGTCCCTGCGCGTGCAGGACCGCCCCACCGGCCGGCTCGTCGTCACCGCCAACCGCGATGGCGCCGCCGTGCGCGTGGACGGCAAGCCCACCGGCTTCACCCCCACCGTCATCACCCTCCCGGAAGGTGAGCACTCGCTGGAGGTCGAGAGCCGCGAGGTGCGCCCGCTGCGGCAGAAAGTGACGGTCGTCGCCGACCAGGAGGTCAAGGTCCACGCCGAGCTGCGCTACGCGCCGCCCCCCGTGCGCGCCGCCTCCAAGAGCCTCGTGTCCGTGGACGACGCCCCCGCCTCCACCACCGTCCTCACGCAGGAGGAGCTGCGCGCCTTCGGATGGCGCACCCTGGCCGAGGCCCTCTCCGGCGTGCGCGGCATCTTCCTCACCGACGACCGGACGTACACCTACCTGGGCGTGCGCGGCTTCTCGCCCCCGGGTGACCTCAACACGCGCGTGCTCATCCTCTGGGACGGCCACTCCATGAACGACGTCTGGGCCGGCCAGGGCTACGCCGCCCGGGACCTCGCCGTGGACCTCCAGGAGGTGGAGCGCATCGAGGTGGTGCGAGGCCCGGGCTCCGCGCTTTACGGCACCGGCGCCTTCTTCGCCGTCATCAACGTGGTGCCCCGTGAGTCGCTGGGCCCCGACCACCGCCTGGAAGTCACCGGCGCGGTGGGCGGGCTGGGCACCACGCACGGCCATGCCACCGCCGCGTGGGAGGACGGAGACCGCTCGGTGCTGGTGAGCGCCGCGGCCATCAGCGCGTCCGGCGCGGACACCACGCGGCTGGGCGAGCAGGGCCCCATCATCACCGGCCTGGACGCGGAGCGCGCCGCCACCGGCTCGGTGAAGGCCCGCCTGGGCGGCTTCTCCATGCTGGCCCAGTTCAACGTGCGCACCAAGGAGCTGCCCACCGCCCCGTACGGCACCGTGCCCGGCACCGAGGGCAACGTCGTGGAGGACCTGCGCGCCTTCGCCGAGGCCCGCTACGAGAAGACCTTCTCCGAGCGCTTCAGCCTGTCCCTGCGCGGCGCGTTCGACCTCAGCCGCTACGAGGGCACCTACGTGTACCCGGAGGAGGACGGCGGGCCCAACACCGAGGAGGGCTCGGCCGACTGGGTCACCGCCGAGGCCCGCGCGCAGATGGGCCTCTTCGAGGGAAACCGCCTCACCCTGGGCATCGAAGGCCAGGGCCAGCTGCGCGTGAGGCAGACCGCGGGAGGCGAGCCGCTGGAGACGAAGGACCGCACGCTGGTCTCCGTCTACCTGCTCGACGAGTGGAAGCTGCACCCGCGGCTGAGCGTCTCCGCCGGCCTGCGCCTGGACAAGTACCTGGACCTGGACACCACGCCCCTCACGCCGCGCCTGGCCCTCATCGCGCGGCCGTATGACGCGGGCCTCACCAAGCTGGTGGCCGGCGGCGCCTTCCGCGCACCCAACGTCTACGAGCTCTACTACGCGGATGGCATCTCCCAGGGAGCCGCCGGAGACCTCGAGCCGGAGAGAATCACCACCTTCGAGCTGGAGCACTCGCACGACCTGACGGACGAGCTGCGCCTCACCGTGGCCGGCTACCACAACCGCATCTCCAGCCTGGTGCAGCTCCAGACGGATGCCAGCCCGTCCCCCGAGTGCAACGGCGCGCCCTGCCTGCGCTTCGTCAACGCGGACGGCACCACGCTGGCCTGGGGCGCGGAAGCCGGCGTGCACTGGCAGCCGGGCCGCTGGCTGCTGGTGGACCTGAGCTACTCGTACGTGAAGCTGAGCAACGCCTCCGAGGAGGTGGCCCAGGCGGCCCCCGCGCACCTCGTGTCCGGGCGGCTGCTGCTGCCGGTGGGCGCCGGGGACATGCGGGTGGCCACGCAGGCCACCTACCAGAGCGCCCGCGCCACCGGGGTCGGGGGGGCGGACAACGGCGAGGCGCTGCTCGTCGGCTTCGGCCTCTCCGGGGACTACGGCCCCCTGCGCTACTTCGCCGGCGTGCACAACCTGCTGGACACCCGGTACACGCTGCCGGTGTCGGACGAGAACTCCATCGCCCCCGTGCCCCAGTACGGCCGCACCTTCACCCTGCAGCTCACCGGCACCTTCTGA
- a CDS encoding GNAT family N-acetyltransferase produces the protein MSDTALSFIQPGHALYEGELELRFRVLREPLGYTRAQVVFPFEADSFHLVAHQGGTVLGCVLFNPEDAHGGRLFQMAVAPHLQGQGLGARLVRSLEEELRRRGFTHVHLHARAPVVPFYERLGYAVHGEPFSEVGIPHRHMRKTLA, from the coding sequence ATGTCCGACACCGCGCTGTCCTTCATCCAACCCGGCCACGCCCTGTACGAGGGAGAGCTGGAGCTGCGCTTCCGGGTGCTGCGCGAGCCGCTCGGCTACACCCGCGCGCAGGTGGTTTTTCCGTTCGAGGCGGACAGCTTCCACCTGGTGGCCCACCAGGGCGGCACGGTGCTGGGCTGTGTCCTGTTCAACCCGGAGGACGCGCACGGCGGCCGGCTCTTCCAGATGGCCGTGGCCCCCCACCTTCAGGGCCAGGGACTGGGCGCCCGGCTGGTGCGCTCCCTGGAAGAGGAGCTGCGCCGCCGGGGCTTCACCCACGTCCACCTCCATGCCCGCGCGCCCGTCGTGCCCTTCTACGAGCGCCTCGGCTACGCCGTGCATGGCGAGCCGTTCAGCGAGGTGGGAATTCCACATCGGCACATGCGCAAGACGCTCGCATAG
- a CDS encoding NAD(P)H-dependent flavin oxidoreductase, protein MNGPNDGRSPPSSRGTGPTAGPPGDEHEEDIGSESDVADDGPRPRPIQVMEGNTLHTRLTRELGVHYPFVNAGMAFVALPPLVIAVSEAGGLGMLGAAPEPPPMLRARLQAIQAGTKRPYGVNFVVAHAGGQDFTTREHIDVCIAARVPVVSFHWDLPPADWVRALKAAGTKVWLQVPSVEHARKALELGADGLIAQGHQAAGHNRSRQPTLQLVRELRALAGERPVLAAGGIADGLSVARALFHGADGVWVGTRMVASVEAHAHPGYKERLVESDAGDTDVTTLFGPEWPGVRMRVLRNRVVREWAGREDRLPTPPPPPATIGVTRLFPGVPGGDAPFTMPKFCSFVPTPDTEGDLEEMAMPASGASIARIEGILPAGQIVVEMMERARRVLADPHGLEGDTEEDDRG, encoded by the coding sequence ATGAACGGACCGAACGATGGACGTTCCCCGCCCTCTTCCCGCGGCACCGGCCCCACGGCGGGCCCGCCCGGAGACGAGCACGAGGAGGACATCGGTTCAGAGTCCGATGTCGCCGACGACGGGCCCCGGCCCCGCCCCATCCAGGTGATGGAAGGCAACACCCTGCACACGCGGCTGACGCGCGAGCTGGGGGTGCACTATCCCTTCGTCAACGCCGGCATGGCCTTCGTGGCGCTGCCGCCGCTGGTCATCGCCGTGTCCGAGGCGGGAGGCCTGGGCATGCTCGGTGCCGCCCCCGAGCCGCCGCCCATGCTGCGCGCCCGCCTCCAGGCCATCCAGGCAGGCACGAAGCGCCCGTATGGCGTCAACTTCGTCGTCGCCCACGCGGGCGGGCAGGACTTCACCACGCGCGAGCACATCGACGTGTGCATCGCGGCGCGGGTGCCCGTCGTCTCCTTCCACTGGGACTTGCCGCCCGCGGACTGGGTGCGAGCGCTGAAGGCCGCGGGCACGAAGGTGTGGCTGCAGGTGCCCTCGGTGGAGCACGCGCGCAAGGCGCTGGAGCTGGGCGCGGACGGCCTCATCGCCCAGGGCCACCAGGCCGCCGGGCACAACCGGAGCCGCCAGCCCACGCTGCAGCTGGTGCGCGAGCTGCGCGCGCTGGCGGGTGAGCGGCCGGTGCTGGCCGCCGGTGGCATCGCCGACGGGCTCAGCGTGGCGCGCGCCCTCTTCCACGGCGCCGACGGCGTCTGGGTGGGCACCCGCATGGTGGCGTCCGTGGAGGCCCACGCGCACCCCGGCTACAAGGAGCGGCTGGTGGAGAGCGACGCGGGCGACACCGACGTCACCACCCTCTTCGGACCCGAGTGGCCCGGCGTGCGCATGCGCGTGCTGCGCAACCGCGTGGTGCGCGAGTGGGCCGGCCGCGAGGACCGCCTCCCCACGCCCCCGCCGCCTCCGGCGACCATCGGCGTCACCCGGCTGTTCCCCGGTGTCCCGGGCGGCGACGCGCCCTTCACCATGCCGAAGTTCTGCTCCTTCGTGCCCACGCCCGACACCGAGGGCGACCTGGAGGAGATGGCCATGCCGGCCAGTGGCGCCAGCATCGCCCGCATCGAAGGGATTCTGCCCGCCGGGCAGATTGTGGTGGAGATGATGGAGCGCGCGCGCCGGGTGCTGGCGGATCCGCACGGCCTGGAAGGCGACACCGAGGAGGACGACCGGGGCTGA
- the gloA gene encoding lactoylglutathione lyase codes for MRILHTMLRVGDLEKSLDFYTRVIGMKLLRRHEYPDGKFTLAFVGFGPEDTHPALELTHNWGVEKYELGTAYGHVALGVKDIRATCDAIRQAGGKVVREPGPMKHGTTVIAFVEDPDGYRVELIEQGT; via the coding sequence ATGAGAATCCTGCACACCATGCTCCGCGTTGGCGACCTGGAGAAGTCGCTCGACTTCTACACCCGGGTCATCGGGATGAAGCTGCTGCGCCGCCACGAGTACCCGGACGGGAAGTTCACGCTCGCCTTCGTCGGCTTCGGCCCGGAGGACACGCACCCGGCGCTGGAGCTCACGCACAACTGGGGCGTCGAGAAGTACGAGCTGGGCACGGCGTACGGGCACGTGGCGCTCGGCGTGAAGGACATCCGCGCCACGTGCGATGCCATCCGCCAGGCCGGCGGGAAGGTGGTGCGCGAGCCGGGGCCCATGAAGCACGGCACGACGGTCATCGCCTTCGTCGAGGACCCGGACGGGTACCGCGTGGAGCTGATTGAACAGGGGACGTGA
- a CDS encoding barstar family protein, whose protein sequence is MLQGRFIEDLSSFFCSMGEAVNGAGGYFGWSLDSLQDCCVGGFGVAPPFIVRWEGAAASRRALGHVALHEWAEARLLRGDPLDEDGKAWLLGCAEQAARGEGETLFDFIVEAIGVRGSTVEER, encoded by the coding sequence GTGCTTCAGGGGCGCTTCATCGAGGACCTGAGCTCCTTCTTCTGCTCCATGGGCGAGGCGGTGAATGGCGCGGGTGGCTATTTCGGATGGAGTCTCGATTCCCTGCAGGACTGCTGCGTCGGGGGCTTCGGCGTGGCGCCGCCGTTCATCGTCCGCTGGGAGGGTGCCGCGGCCTCGCGGCGGGCCCTGGGACACGTGGCGCTTCACGAGTGGGCGGAAGCGCGGCTTCTGCGCGGCGACCCTCTCGACGAGGACGGCAAGGCCTGGCTGCTCGGTTGCGCGGAGCAGGCGGCACGGGGTGAAGGAGAGACGCTCTTCGACTTCATCGTCGAGGCCATCGGCGTGCGTGGCAGCACGGTCGAAGAGCGCTGA
- the nudC gene encoding NAD(+) diphosphatase, with product MSTALHFVPGHEPPDRPRDGALLFLARGMDVLIQEHEGAPSLPTGAAFPELAAGAHYLGALDGQDCYAALLPEDFTPPEGFTKVLARSLYKRVDEARFAVVGRAISIVEWDLTHRFCGRCGTPTQLVPGERARRCPVDHTPFYPRIAPAIIVLVTRGDTMLLGRNATFPEPMFSTLAGFVDPGETLEECVAREVKEEVGIDVKNIRYFGSQPWPYGRSLMVGFTAEYAGGDIVVDPKEIAEAHFFSPDNLPRIPPRLSIARQLIDAFCERVKGPAQSS from the coding sequence GTGAGCACCGCCCTCCACTTCGTCCCCGGCCACGAGCCTCCCGACCGTCCCCGCGACGGCGCCCTCCTGTTCCTCGCCCGAGGCATGGACGTGCTCATCCAGGAGCACGAGGGCGCTCCCTCCCTTCCCACCGGCGCCGCCTTCCCCGAGCTCGCCGCCGGTGCGCACTACCTGGGCGCCCTGGACGGGCAGGACTGCTACGCCGCCCTGCTGCCCGAGGACTTCACCCCGCCCGAGGGCTTCACGAAGGTCCTCGCGCGCTCGCTCTACAAGCGCGTAGACGAGGCCCGCTTCGCCGTCGTGGGCCGCGCCATCTCCATCGTCGAGTGGGACCTCACCCACCGCTTCTGCGGCCGCTGTGGCACCCCCACCCAGCTCGTCCCCGGCGAGCGCGCCCGCCGCTGCCCCGTGGACCACACGCCCTTCTACCCGCGCATCGCCCCCGCCATCATCGTCCTCGTCACCCGCGGCGACACGATGCTGCTCGGCCGCAACGCCACCTTCCCCGAGCCCATGTTCAGCACCCTCGCCGGCTTCGTGGACCCGGGTGAGACGCTGGAGGAGTGCGTCGCCCGCGAGGTGAAGGAGGAGGTCGGCATCGACGTGAAGAACATCCGCTACTTCGGCTCGCAGCCCTGGCCCTATGGGCGCTCGCTCATGGTGGGCTTCACCGCCGAGTACGCCGGAGGCGACATCGTCGTGGACCCCAAAGAAATCGCCGAGGCCCACTTCTTCAGCCCCGACAACCTCCCGCGTATCCCCCCGCGCCTGAGCATCGCCCGCCAGCTCATCGACGCCTTCTGCGAGCGCGTGAAGGGCCCTGCCCAGTCCTCCTAG
- a CDS encoding radical SAM protein, translating into MPAARPHIEPRLVPTADSVVVKEIYLSVQGESSHAGLLCAFVRLTGCHLRCTYCDSEFAFHGGRRMKNADIVSEVKALRSPSVEVTGGEPLLQPGVYPLMQDLLDAGLKVLLETSGAIDVRLVPPAVHKIVDMKTPSSGEHSRNDYRNFTSMNANDELKFVIGSREDYDWSKALITEHRLLDRPFGILFSTVWDKLHPRQLAEWVIEDRLAVRFQLQMHKYLWDPNARGV; encoded by the coding sequence ATGCCCGCCGCACGCCCGCACATCGAGCCCCGCCTCGTCCCCACCGCCGACTCCGTGGTGGTGAAGGAGATATACCTCTCCGTCCAGGGCGAGTCCTCCCACGCAGGCCTGCTCTGCGCCTTCGTCCGCCTCACCGGCTGCCACCTGCGCTGCACCTACTGCGACAGCGAGTTCGCCTTCCACGGCGGCAGGCGCATGAAGAACGCGGACATCGTCTCCGAGGTGAAGGCGCTCCGCTCGCCCAGCGTGGAGGTCACCGGCGGCGAGCCCCTCCTCCAGCCCGGCGTCTACCCGCTGATGCAGGACCTGCTCGACGCGGGGCTCAAGGTGCTGCTGGAGACCAGCGGCGCCATCGACGTGCGGCTCGTGCCTCCGGCCGTGCACAAAATCGTCGACATGAAGACGCCCTCGTCGGGCGAGCACTCGCGCAACGACTACCGCAACTTCACGTCCATGAATGCCAACGACGAGCTCAAGTTCGTCATCGGCTCGCGCGAGGACTACGACTGGTCGAAGGCGCTCATCACCGAGCACCGCCTGCTGGACAGGCCCTTCGGCATCCTCTTCTCCACCGTCTGGGACAAGCTCCACCCGCGCCAGCTCGCCGAGTGGGTCATCGAGGACAGGCTCGCCGTCCGCTTCCAGCTCCAGATGCACAAGTACCTCTGGGACCCGAACGCGCGCGGCGTGTGA
- a CDS encoding GIY-YIG nuclease family protein: protein MLRCQDGTLYTGATNNLERRLATHGRGRGAAYTRARLPVVLVWSEAVGERGEALRREAAIKRLSRAEKLRLVLAARRKPTRRAKARSK from the coding sequence ATGCTGCGCTGCCAGGACGGCACGCTGTACACCGGTGCCACCAACAACCTGGAGCGCCGGCTCGCCACCCACGGCCGGGGACGCGGAGCGGCCTACACCCGCGCCCGCCTGCCCGTCGTCCTGGTGTGGAGTGAGGCCGTGGGTGAGCGGGGCGAGGCCCTGCGCCGCGAGGCCGCCATCAAGCGCCTGTCCCGGGCGGAGAAGCTGCGCCTGGTGCTGGCCGCGCGCCGCAAGCCCACCCGTCGCGCCAAGGCGCGGTCGAAGTAG
- a CDS encoding CBS domain-containing protein, producing MAGGRWMRQNRAFKEALSSFIATVFPTDTLLRALREMERHQVRMLGVVGEGGGVVGLVSEAHILAAWGVDPLAPVSEVMARVKPPPKERKPFRLLRRLRLPALRRKGRAPTPKE from the coding sequence ATGGCGGGAGGACGTTGGATGCGGCAAAACAGGGCTTTCAAGGAAGCGTTGTCATCCTTCATCGCCACCGTTTTTCCCACAGACACCCTCCTACGTGCGCTTCGGGAGATGGAGCGGCACCAGGTGAGGATGCTGGGGGTGGTGGGTGAAGGGGGTGGGGTGGTGGGGCTGGTGAGCGAGGCCCACATTCTCGCGGCCTGGGGGGTGGACCCCCTGGCGCCAGTCTCGGAGGTCATGGCGCGGGTGAAGCCGCCGCCGAAGGAGCGCAAGCCCTTCCGGTTGCTGCGGCGGCTGCGCCTGCCCGCTCTGCGGAGAAAGGGGCGAGCACCGACGCCGAAGGAGTGA
- a CDS encoding alpha/beta fold hydrolase, producing MADLFSRTVTRGKEGLLTLSFRPDELYRVPTDDGASIAMGRYHPRGERRFAEPVILCHGLGANRFHMDFDEHYSFARYLARAGFEAWVLELRGRGLAGDCADFNFDDQAEHDVRTAVRTVLSTGAKEVLWVGHSKGGLTLYAHLAKNPEAPIRAAAVLGSPFTFAVQPGLRTFIQRVEPLLKLKYIPTGRVTSIALFGAPPGPLSRYMMLAENMDPEVVRRALANVPANVAGGVGRQFARWISTNRFTSYDGGFDYREGLSKVRTPFLLLAGSKDLLAPPMSVARAKEHLGGPVKFLVAGRAHGFGADYGHADLILGRRAPDEIFPLVEAFLAAHATRA from the coding sequence ATGGCAGACCTCTTCTCCCGGACGGTGACGCGCGGGAAGGAGGGGCTGCTGACGTTGAGCTTCCGCCCGGACGAGCTGTATCGCGTGCCCACGGATGACGGGGCCTCCATTGCGATGGGCCGCTACCACCCCCGAGGGGAGCGCCGCTTCGCCGAGCCCGTCATCCTCTGCCACGGGCTGGGAGCCAACCGCTTCCACATGGACTTCGACGAGCACTACAGCTTCGCGCGCTACCTGGCCCGGGCGGGCTTCGAGGCGTGGGTGCTGGAGCTGCGCGGCCGGGGGCTGGCGGGCGACTGCGCGGACTTCAACTTCGACGACCAGGCCGAACATGATGTCCGCACCGCGGTGCGAACCGTCCTGTCCACAGGTGCGAAGGAAGTGCTCTGGGTAGGTCATTCCAAGGGCGGACTGACCCTCTACGCGCACCTGGCGAAGAACCCGGAAGCCCCCATCCGCGCGGCCGCCGTGCTGGGCAGCCCGTTCACCTTCGCGGTGCAACCAGGGCTGCGCACCTTCATCCAGCGGGTGGAGCCGCTGCTGAAGCTCAAGTACATCCCCACCGGCCGGGTGACGAGCATCGCCCTGTTCGGCGCGCCGCCGGGGCCGCTGAGCCGGTACATGATGCTGGCGGAGAACATGGACCCGGAGGTGGTGCGGCGCGCGCTGGCCAACGTGCCCGCCAACGTCGCGGGCGGTGTGGGGCGCCAGTTCGCCCGGTGGATTTCCACCAACCGCTTCACCTCGTATGACGGGGGCTTCGACTACCGCGAGGGCCTGTCCAAGGTGCGCACCCCCTTCCTGCTGCTGGCCGGGAGCAAGGACCTGCTGGCCCCGCCCATGTCGGTGGCGCGCGCGAAGGAGCACCTGGGCGGGCCGGTGAAGTTCCTCGTCGCCGGGCGGGCCCATGGCTTCGGGGCGGACTACGGGCACGCCGACCTCATCCTCGGCCGCCGGGCGCCGGACGAAATCTTCCCCCTGGTGGAAGCGTTCCTGGCGGCGCACGCCACCCGCGCCTGA
- a CDS encoding peptidylprolyl isomerase — MSLAARLLTLALLAPAACGRAPSEPPRAPAEGRAELDLRHTRQAGGQAVARWSGDRVTAEELARRFAEMSPALRERYVAPEARREYVESMARFELLVRDALAQGLHEDPEVVEATRRALVNRLMRAKLEDAPADISDAELADAYAARRDDFVRPEAVRLSHVFLAAPRADAARVAAARKRADALLARARALPAGDFAAFGQLAREHSEEPRTAPLDGDLRFLSDEALAGTYGAEVARAARALAAEGALSGVVQTDAGLHLLKLRARRPALNLALDDVREELRVRLEGEKRSRAWAAYLARVEQQFSLAVDPDALAGVPVDPSAPMRKPSGPLPGTVPAP; from the coding sequence ATGTCCCTCGCCGCCCGTCTTCTCACCCTCGCCCTGCTGGCGCCCGCCGCGTGTGGCCGGGCCCCCTCCGAGCCGCCTCGCGCTCCGGCCGAGGGGCGCGCGGAGCTCGACTTGCGCCACACCCGGCAGGCAGGCGGCCAGGCGGTGGCCCGCTGGAGTGGGGACAGGGTGACGGCGGAGGAGCTCGCCCGGCGCTTCGCCGAGATGAGCCCCGCCTTGCGCGAGCGGTACGTGGCCCCCGAGGCGCGGCGTGAGTACGTGGAGTCCATGGCGCGCTTCGAGCTGCTGGTGCGCGACGCGCTCGCGCAGGGGCTGCATGAGGACCCCGAGGTGGTGGAGGCCACCCGGCGCGCGCTGGTGAACCGGCTGATGCGCGCGAAGCTGGAGGACGCCCCCGCCGACATCAGCGACGCGGAGCTGGCGGACGCCTACGCCGCGCGCCGCGACGACTTCGTGCGGCCCGAGGCCGTGCGCCTGTCCCATGTCTTCCTCGCCGCGCCCCGCGCCGACGCCGCCCGCGTGGCCGCCGCGCGCAAGCGGGCCGACGCGCTGCTGGCGCGGGCCCGGGCCCTGCCGGCGGGTGACTTCGCCGCCTTCGGCCAGCTCGCGCGCGAGCACAGCGAGGAGCCCCGCACGGCGCCGCTGGATGGCGACCTGCGCTTCCTCTCCGACGAGGCCCTGGCCGGCACGTACGGCGCCGAGGTGGCCCGGGCCGCCCGCGCGCTGGCCGCCGAGGGCGCCCTCAGCGGCGTGGTGCAGACGGACGCCGGCCTGCACCTGCTGAAGCTGCGCGCGCGGCGCCCCGCGCTGAACCTCGCCCTGGACGACGTGCGCGAGGAGCTGCGCGTGCGCCTGGAGGGCGAGAAGCGCTCGCGCGCCTGGGCCGCGTACCTGGCCCGCGTGGAGCAGCAGTTCTCGCTGGCGGTGGACCCGGACGCGCTCGCAGGCGTGCCCGTAGACCCGAGCGCCCCCATGCGGAAACCCTCGGGCCCCCTGCCCGGAACGGTGCCCGCGCCATGA
- a CDS encoding peptidylprolyl isomerase encodes MRFNPTRAFLSPLALVLCLGLGAACNKPVKEDPDASVVATINGEVLSRADFEQELWRELASTEAPQRTPEEVEPFKRALLDTYIHRLLLLQAARKNNISVTPEEVDRGVLRLSGDYPAGNFNEVLAQGQLSMAELRAREASRLTIEKLFANHVYSRVAVTEEELRAYYTANEADFNEPEQVHAAQIVVKGLDEARRVQAQLKAGKKFSDLARRYSLSADGKVGGDLGSFPRGQMPPAFDEVVFKLAVGQVSDVVSTEYGYHLFRVLERKPARKREFAEVRQLVEAKLLEQKRTEAQASFEKELREKSQVQVNEATLQAIRGKPAPQQAAK; translated from the coding sequence ATGCGTTTCAATCCCACCCGCGCCTTCCTGTCCCCACTCGCCCTGGTGCTCTGCCTGGGGCTGGGCGCCGCGTGCAACAAGCCGGTGAAGGAGGACCCCGACGCGTCGGTGGTCGCCACCATCAACGGCGAGGTGCTCAGCCGCGCGGACTTCGAGCAGGAGCTGTGGCGCGAGCTGGCCTCCACCGAGGCCCCACAGCGCACGCCGGAAGAGGTGGAGCCCTTCAAGCGGGCGCTCCTCGACACGTACATCCACCGGCTGCTGCTGCTCCAGGCGGCGCGCAAGAACAACATCAGCGTCACCCCGGAGGAGGTGGACCGGGGGGTGCTGCGCCTGTCCGGCGACTACCCCGCCGGCAACTTCAACGAGGTGCTGGCCCAGGGGCAGCTGTCCATGGCGGAGCTGCGCGCCCGCGAGGCGAGCCGGCTGACGATTGAGAAGCTCTTCGCCAACCACGTCTACTCGCGCGTGGCGGTGACGGAGGAGGAGCTGCGCGCCTACTACACGGCGAACGAGGCGGACTTCAACGAGCCCGAGCAGGTCCACGCGGCCCAGATTGTCGTCAAGGGCCTGGACGAGGCGCGGCGGGTGCAGGCGCAGCTCAAGGCGGGCAAGAAGTTCTCGGACCTGGCGCGCCGGTATTCCCTCAGCGCGGACGGCAAGGTGGGGGGAGACCTCGGCTCCTTCCCCCGCGGACAGATGCCCCCGGCTTTCGACGAGGTGGTATTCAAGCTGGCGGTGGGGCAGGTTTCGGATGTGGTCTCCACCGAGTACGGCTACCACCTGTTCCGGGTGCTGGAGCGCAAGCCGGCACGCAAGCGGGAGTTCGCCGAGGTGCGGCAGCTGGTGGAGGCGAAGCTGCTGGAGCAGAAGCGCACGGAGGCGCAGGCGTCGTTCGAGAAGGAGCTGCGGGAGAAGTCGCAGGTGCAGGTGAACGAGGCCACGCTGCAGGCCATCCGTGGGAAGCCGGCGCCGCAGCAGGCGGCGAAGTGA